A region from the uncultured Draconibacterium sp. genome encodes:
- a CDS encoding glycoside hydrolase family 13 protein, protein MKNLISLLIILLSLNVTAQEVSRVEPPNWWAGMKSPDLQLMVYGEDISKTDVVINYEGVEIVSITKVENPNYLFVDLKLCKEVKPGSFDIQFKNGNNVVDTYNYELWEREAGSASRVGFNSSDVIYLITPDRFVNGDTSNDEVEGMKEGLDRDYNYGRHGGDLRGIINSLDYLQEMGFTAVWLNPVLENDMPESSYHGYACTDFYQVDRRYGTNDEYRELNEELDKRGMKLIMDLIFNHCGSEHWWMNDMPSKDWINNYPDIKITNHRRTVNQDPHASAADVKGMVDGWFVTAMPDMNQRNPFLSKYLIQNSVWWVEYVGLEGIRQDTWPYPDKNMMADWTKELLEEYPNFNIVGEEWSLNPAIVSYWQLGKYNADGYKNYAPSMMDFPLQSAVAEGLKNEESWGGGLIQIYEALANDFQYPAPEDLTIFPDNHDMSRFYVQVGEDVDLHKMGVAFFLTTRGIPQIYYGTENLMRHDGSEHGDIRADFPGGWEGDNVNAFTGEGLSNAAKDMKKYVSTIQNWRKTASVIHKGKLMHFVPEDATYTYFRYTNDEAVMVILNKNEEAKTIKTARFSEVIDGYTSGKEIISGKALSDISEVVVPAKSAVIVELSK, encoded by the coding sequence ATGAAAAATCTAATAAGCCTATTAATTATACTTCTTTCGCTGAATGTTACCGCACAGGAGGTTAGTCGTGTTGAACCACCAAACTGGTGGGCCGGAATGAAATCGCCAGACCTGCAATTGATGGTTTATGGTGAAGACATCTCTAAAACCGATGTGGTGATTAACTATGAGGGTGTTGAAATTGTTTCGATAACAAAAGTTGAAAACCCGAATTACCTTTTTGTTGATTTGAAACTTTGCAAGGAGGTTAAACCCGGAAGTTTCGATATTCAGTTTAAAAACGGAAATAATGTAGTTGATACCTACAACTACGAATTGTGGGAACGTGAAGCTGGTTCTGCCAGTCGGGTAGGTTTTAATTCTTCCGATGTAATTTACCTGATTACACCCGACCGCTTTGTGAATGGCGATACCAGCAACGACGAAGTAGAGGGCATGAAAGAAGGTCTGGACCGCGATTACAATTACGGCCGCCATGGTGGCGACTTGCGTGGTATAATAAATTCGCTGGATTATTTGCAGGAAATGGGATTTACAGCTGTCTGGCTTAACCCTGTGCTAGAAAACGATATGCCCGAATCGTCGTACCATGGCTACGCCTGTACCGATTTTTACCAGGTTGACCGCCGTTACGGAACTAACGATGAATACCGCGAACTGAACGAAGAATTAGATAAGCGGGGAATGAAACTAATCATGGACCTGATTTTTAATCACTGTGGTTCAGAGCATTGGTGGATGAACGACATGCCGTCAAAAGACTGGATAAACAACTATCCTGATATAAAAATTACCAATCATCGCCGAACGGTAAACCAGGATCCGCACGCTTCAGCTGCTGATGTAAAAGGTATGGTTGACGGGTGGTTTGTGACGGCTATGCCCGATATGAATCAGCGTAATCCGTTTTTATCAAAATACCTTATTCAGAACAGCGTTTGGTGGGTAGAGTATGTTGGATTAGAGGGGATTAGACAAGATACGTGGCCTTATCCCGATAAAAATATGATGGCCGACTGGACAAAAGAATTGCTGGAAGAATACCCAAATTTTAATATTGTTGGCGAAGAATGGAGTCTTAATCCCGCCATTGTTTCGTATTGGCAATTAGGGAAATACAATGCCGACGGATATAAAAATTATGCCCCAAGTATGATGGACTTTCCGCTACAAAGTGCTGTTGCTGAAGGCTTAAAAAACGAAGAAAGCTGGGGCGGCGGATTAATTCAAATCTACGAAGCACTAGCCAACGATTTTCAGTATCCGGCACCGGAGGATTTAACCATTTTCCCGGATAACCACGATATGTCGCGGTTTTATGTGCAGGTTGGCGAAGACGTTGATTTGCATAAAATGGGAGTAGCTTTCTTTTTAACAACACGTGGTATCCCGCAAATTTATTACGGAACAGAAAACCTGATGCGCCACGATGGAAGCGAGCATGGCGATATCCGCGCGGACTTTCCCGGTGGATGGGAAGGCGACAACGTTAATGCCTTTACCGGAGAAGGCCTGAGCAATGCGGCAAAAGATATGAAAAAGTATGTTTCCACTATACAGAATTGGCGGAAAACAGCTTCTGTAATTCACAAAGGAAAACTGATGCACTTTGTTCCTGAAGATGCCACTTACACCTATTTCCGTTACACCAACGACGAGGCGGTTATGGTTATTCTGAATAAAAACGAAGAAGCCAAAACTATTAAAACCGCCCGCTTCAGCGAAGTAATTGATGGCTACACCTCCGGGAAAGAAATTATTTCGGGTAAAGCACTTTCTGATATTTCGGAAGTTGTGGTTCCTGCAAAATCAGCAGTTATTGTAGAGTTAAGCAAATAA
- a CDS encoding family 65 glycosyl hydrolase domain-containing protein gives MKNYIIHHDWKIVEQGFVPENNRISESLFSIGNGKMGQRANFEEKYSGDTLNGTYVAGIYYPDKTRVGWWKNGYPEYFAKIINSTNWIGIGVSINGEELDLAKAKVHSFKRELDMQHGLLTRSFVAELQNGNQVEVCSHRFVSIVATEIGAIRYTIKALNFEGEIKVTPYLDGDVENEDSNYDEKFWIEVARAVGGPEAYLTVETLKTGFQVSTGMWFQLLKNGKKVDTEITNGEREKFVEATQVVSVEKGNEIVVEKISSTVSSLYYNKEDLPEKAKEAIDIAVEAGFDLLFETHKKRWLQKWATSDIKIEGDVAAQQGIRFNIFQLNQTYSGEDERLNIGPKGFTGEKYGGVTYWDTEAYCLPFYLSTAPQKVSRNLLVYRHKHLQKAIENAEKLGFKNGAALYPMVTINGEECHNEWEITFEEIHRNGAIAYAIYDYINYTGDKEYLAPLGFEVLLGISRFWSQRVNWSTAKQKYVMLGVTGPNEYENNVNNNFHTSYMAVWTLKYTLEVIDYLKTEFPYLYEEMVKKWKFNELQETAHWTDIIDKMYFPRDEERGIFLQQDGFLDKDLKPVAELAAEDLPINQNWSWDRILRSPYIKQADTLQSLYLFQEDFTTEELKKHFDFYEPLTVHESSLSPCVHSILAAKIGYQDKAYEMYLRTSRLDLDDYNNDTEDGLHITSMGGTWMSFVMAFGGMRVVNGKLTFNPFLPESWRSYGFRIDFGGAHLEVKKERGLFSVINHSGVGIKTTVWDKEYEIAGNSSVEIKNLKTIKTQLK, from the coding sequence ATGAAGAATTATATTATTCATCACGATTGGAAAATAGTTGAACAAGGATTTGTTCCAGAAAATAACCGAATTTCCGAAAGCCTGTTTAGCATTGGTAACGGGAAAATGGGGCAGCGTGCTAATTTCGAAGAAAAGTATTCGGGCGATACCTTAAACGGTACCTACGTTGCCGGAATTTACTACCCCGACAAAACGCGGGTAGGCTGGTGGAAGAATGGTTATCCGGAGTACTTTGCCAAGATTATTAACTCTACCAATTGGATTGGAATTGGAGTAAGCATTAACGGCGAAGAACTGGATCTGGCAAAAGCAAAAGTCCACTCGTTTAAGCGCGAGCTGGATATGCAACACGGCCTGTTAACACGTAGTTTTGTTGCTGAATTGCAAAACGGCAACCAGGTTGAAGTATGTTCGCACCGCTTTGTAAGTATTGTTGCTACCGAAATTGGGGCTATCAGGTACACCATAAAAGCACTTAATTTTGAAGGTGAGATAAAGGTAACACCATACCTGGATGGCGATGTTGAAAACGAGGATTCAAATTACGATGAGAAATTTTGGATTGAAGTGGCACGCGCTGTTGGTGGCCCGGAAGCATACCTTACCGTTGAAACCTTAAAAACCGGCTTCCAGGTAAGTACCGGAATGTGGTTTCAGCTGCTAAAAAACGGAAAAAAAGTAGACACAGAAATTACGAATGGGGAAAGGGAGAAGTTTGTGGAGGCAACGCAAGTTGTTTCAGTAGAGAAGGGTAATGAAATAGTTGTTGAGAAAATCTCTTCAACTGTTTCTTCCCTTTACTACAACAAAGAAGACCTTCCTGAAAAAGCCAAAGAAGCAATTGATATTGCTGTTGAGGCCGGATTCGATTTACTGTTTGAAACACATAAAAAACGTTGGTTACAGAAATGGGCAACCAGCGATATTAAAATTGAAGGCGATGTGGCGGCTCAGCAGGGCATTCGCTTCAATATTTTTCAGTTAAACCAAACCTACTCGGGCGAAGACGAACGCCTGAATATTGGACCAAAAGGTTTTACCGGCGAAAAATATGGTGGTGTAACCTATTGGGACACCGAAGCTTACTGCTTGCCATTTTATTTGAGCACGGCACCACAAAAAGTTTCACGAAACCTGTTGGTATACCGGCACAAGCACTTGCAGAAGGCCATTGAAAATGCTGAAAAACTTGGCTTTAAAAATGGAGCAGCCCTGTACCCAATGGTCACCATTAATGGCGAAGAATGCCACAACGAATGGGAAATTACATTTGAAGAAATTCACCGTAACGGGGCCATTGCTTATGCCATTTACGACTATATTAATTACACCGGCGACAAAGAATACCTGGCACCGCTTGGCTTTGAAGTATTGCTCGGAATTAGCCGCTTTTGGAGTCAACGGGTAAACTGGTCAACCGCAAAGCAAAAATATGTTATGCTGGGCGTTACCGGCCCCAACGAGTACGAAAATAACGTAAACAATAATTTCCATACCAGTTACATGGCTGTGTGGACTTTAAAATACACCCTTGAAGTTATTGACTACCTGAAAACCGAATTTCCGTATTTATACGAAGAGATGGTAAAAAAATGGAAGTTTAATGAATTGCAGGAAACAGCGCATTGGACTGATATTATTGATAAAATGTATTTCCCCAGAGATGAGGAAAGGGGTATTTTCCTGCAGCAAGACGGTTTTCTTGACAAAGACTTAAAACCGGTAGCCGAACTTGCAGCTGAAGACCTGCCCATTAATCAAAACTGGTCGTGGGATCGTATTTTGCGTTCGCCCTACATTAAGCAAGCCGATACTTTACAAAGCCTGTACCTGTTTCAGGAGGATTTTACAACCGAAGAACTGAAAAAGCATTTCGATTTTTACGAGCCTTTAACGGTTCACGAGTCATCGCTCTCTCCCTGTGTACACTCTATTTTGGCCGCAAAAATTGGCTACCAGGATAAAGCTTACGAAATGTACCTGCGCACCTCGCGGCTCGATTTGGATGATTATAACAATGATACCGAAGATGGACTGCACATAACAAGCATGGGCGGAACCTGGATGTCGTTTGTAATGGCATTTGGAGGCATGCGCGTGGTAAATGGAAAGCTTACTTTTAATCCGTTTTTACCCGAGTCGTGGAGATCATACGGTTTTCGTATTGATTTTGGCGGTGCTCACCTCGAGGTGAAAAAAGAACGGGGATTGTTTAGCGTAATTAACCATTCAGGCGTTGGAATAAAGACAACGGTATGGGATAAAGAATATGAGATTGCCGGCAATTCTTCGGTTGAAATCAAAAATTTGAAAACAATCAAAACTCAACTCAAATGA
- a CDS encoding MFS transporter, producing MRKKPTLSFWQIWNMSFGFLGIQMGFALQNANASRILQIFGADVHELGWFWIVAPLTGLIVQPIIGHYSDRTWTRLGRRRPFFLTGALLASCGLILMPNADMFTAFMPALWVGAGMLMIMDASFNVAMEPFRALVADMLPSDQRTLGFSIQTVLISIGAVVGSWLPYALTNWFGLSNQAAAGEVPLNLLLSFVIGAGVLVTSILVTVIGTKEYSPEELQEFSGEKEVAEEESSSLLEIFSDFAKMPKTMRQLSGVQFFSWFGLFGMWVFTTPAVAHHVYGLAIDDTHSAAFQDAGDWVGILFGVYNAVAGIFAFFLPAIAHKVGRKRSHAIALIIGGLGFISMYFMPNENWLILSMMAIGIAWASILAMPYAILAGSIPPRKMGVYMGIFNFFIVLPQIVNAIIGGPIVKHFYGGNPIFAIVTSGVSFLIAAALVTRVTDVDDKTTN from the coding sequence ATGCGCAAAAAACCTACGCTTAGTTTTTGGCAAATTTGGAATATGAGTTTTGGCTTTCTTGGCATTCAAATGGGCTTTGCCCTGCAAAATGCCAACGCCAGTCGCATACTTCAGATTTTTGGTGCCGATGTTCATGAACTCGGATGGTTCTGGATAGTTGCACCCTTAACCGGTTTAATTGTTCAGCCAATAATTGGCCATTACAGCGATCGTACCTGGACGCGTCTCGGGCGACGCAGGCCTTTCTTTTTAACCGGGGCCTTACTGGCATCATGTGGTTTAATACTTATGCCAAACGCCGATATGTTTACCGCATTCATGCCTGCACTTTGGGTAGGAGCCGGTATGCTGATGATAATGGATGCATCGTTTAATGTGGCTATGGAGCCCTTCAGGGCTTTGGTGGCCGATATGCTCCCTTCTGATCAGCGAACACTCGGATTTAGCATTCAAACCGTATTAATAAGTATTGGTGCAGTGGTAGGATCGTGGTTGCCTTATGCTTTAACCAATTGGTTTGGCTTAAGTAATCAGGCTGCAGCTGGTGAGGTTCCTCTAAACCTGCTTCTTTCCTTTGTAATTGGAGCCGGTGTGTTAGTAACAAGTATTTTGGTTACGGTAATCGGAACCAAGGAATATTCACCTGAAGAACTTCAAGAGTTCTCCGGAGAAAAAGAGGTAGCAGAGGAAGAAAGTTCAAGTCTCCTGGAAATATTTTCAGACTTTGCCAAAATGCCAAAAACAATGCGCCAGTTAAGTGGTGTACAGTTTTTCTCTTGGTTTGGCTTATTTGGTATGTGGGTATTTACAACTCCGGCAGTTGCGCATCATGTTTATGGTTTAGCTATAGACGATACACACAGTGCTGCATTTCAGGATGCCGGCGACTGGGTAGGTATTTTGTTTGGTGTTTATAACGCGGTTGCAGGCATTTTTGCTTTCTTTTTACCGGCAATTGCGCATAAAGTTGGGCGGAAACGTTCTCATGCTATAGCACTAATTATTGGTGGGTTAGGTTTTATTTCAATGTACTTTATGCCTAACGAAAACTGGTTAATTCTTTCGATGATGGCCATTGGTATAGCATGGGCAAGTATTTTGGCTATGCCCTATGCCATTTTAGCCGGATCGATTCCACCGCGCAAAATGGGTGTTTACATGGGAATATTTAACTTTTTTATTGTATTGCCGCAAATTGTAAATGCCATTATTGGTGGACCAATTGTAAAACACTTTTATGGCGGAAATCCGATTTTTGCCATTGTAACAAGTGGTGTTTCTTTTCTTATTGCAGCAGCCCTGGTTACCCGGGTAACTGATGTTGACGATAAAACCACAAATTAA
- a CDS encoding LacI family DNA-binding transcriptional regulator, whose translation MKSGLVTIKDLARELNISASTVSRALKNHPDISAETKRAVNELAEKMNYQPNAVALSLKQRRSNTIGVIIPEIVHYFFSSVISGIEDVAYDAGFNVIICQSNERFEREVANAKTLLASRVDGVLVSISKETTSYKHLHNFANNNVPMVFYDRIVPDLIADQVIIDDFDASYRATKHLIDSGRERIVHLGGPMSLLIGKQRKEGYLKALAEAGIAVDEDLILESDSFEKARMAIMKLINQKKKFDGVFATNDLTAIGAMQTIQKKGYKIPDEIAVVGFSDGRFSGITDPTLTSVDQHGYEMGTIATQMLLKRITAEVDDYPFETNVLNANLIVRGSSLI comes from the coding sequence ATGAAAAGCGGACTTGTTACAATAAAAGACTTAGCTCGTGAACTGAATATTTCAGCCTCAACCGTATCGCGGGCACTTAAAAATCATCCCGATATTAGTGCAGAAACAAAGCGGGCGGTAAACGAGCTGGCCGAAAAAATGAATTACCAGCCCAATGCAGTAGCGCTTAGCCTCAAGCAAAGAAGAAGCAATACCATCGGTGTAATTATACCCGAGATTGTTCATTATTTCTTTTCGTCGGTAATTAGCGGTATCGAGGATGTGGCCTACGATGCCGGGTTTAATGTAATTATATGCCAGAGTAACGAGCGTTTCGAGCGCGAAGTTGCCAATGCTAAAACTTTGCTGGCCAGTAGGGTTGATGGTGTTTTGGTGTCTATATCAAAAGAAACAACCAGTTACAAGCACCTGCATAATTTTGCCAATAATAATGTACCCATGGTGTTTTACGACCGGATTGTACCCGACCTTATCGCCGACCAGGTTATTATCGATGATTTTGATGCCTCGTACAGGGCAACCAAACATCTTATCGACAGCGGACGCGAACGTATTGTTCATCTCGGAGGACCCATGTCGTTATTAATTGGTAAACAACGCAAAGAAGGGTATTTAAAAGCTTTGGCAGAAGCTGGTATTGCCGTTGATGAAGATTTGATTCTCGAGTCGGATTCGTTTGAAAAGGCACGCATGGCCATTATGAAACTTATAAACCAGAAAAAGAAGTTTGATGGCGTTTTTGCTACCAACGATCTGACTGCCATTGGCGCCATGCAAACCATTCAGAAAAAAGGTTATAAAATACCCGATGAGATTGCTGTGGTAGGCTTTTCCGATGGGCGCTTCTCGGGTATTACCGACCCGACGCTAACTTCTGTCGACCAACATGGTTACGAAATGGGAACAATAGCTACCCAAATGTTACTAAAACGAATAACCGCCGAAGTTGATGATTACCCTTTTGAAACCAATGTGTTAAATGCCAACCTAATTGTGCGGGGATCATCGCTTATTTAG
- a CDS encoding TonB-dependent receptor — MRIIRKNLKVVLFLVALLSFSISYAQVKTVTGNVSDAGNGEPLPGVTIVVKGTTQGTITDFDGNYSINVEEGVILLFSYIGYNPQEVTVSASNQLNIQLEQSMENLDEVVVIGYGQVKKEDATGSVTAVRAEDFNKGNITSPQDLLVGKASGVVITSSGGAPGSGSQIRIRGGSSLNASNDPLIIIDGIPISNNDVSGGSNFLAFVNPNDIESMSVLKDASATAIYGSRASNGVIIITTKKGKAGRPTQINADVKTSVSTPIKFVDVYSGDEVRQIAHSKPELYAPESYDMLWNENTNWQDEIFRTSVSQESNLSISGSIKDVPYRASVGLNNQNGILKNTSMKRLTGSLSVDPILLDGDLRVNLNLKGMTTSNNFGDTGAIGSAISMDPTKPVNDASQTGSGGYFQWVNYGASLGTPNPVEQLMAVDNKSDVNRIVANAQFDYKIPFVPGLKANLNLASDYSKGEGYNNRPTTSPQTLTDNRNGRLNDYDATHKNNLLEFYLNYNRDLESINSRIDATAGYSWQHFEREENSFTTSAGDDNQNDVTTASFTENYLVSFFGRLNYTLAEKYLLTFTLRNDGSSRFIDDNKWGLFPSAALAWKISDESFLKDSKTVSDLKLRLGWGITGQQDIGNDYPAQATYVQASEGSYYQIGGVFIPTLRPSAYDPDIKWEETTTYNAGLDFGFFDNQLSGSLDVYYRETKDLLNTVTIPTGSNFSNTLLTNVGSLENKGVELSLDWRAISQKDMSLNVGFNVSYNDNEITKLNFNDDPNYKVLYGGGMTGTIQVTTIGYPGYSFYLNQQVYYPNGTPVEGMYVDLSGEGGTVNGDNDDKYIYHNPVADVLMGLSASFRYKNFDASFSSRISLGNYVYNQVAAGSSYDQMYQIGYWKNMPTYLSETQFVKRQFTSDHFVSNASFFKMDNMSVGYTLEELNTRMIPRISFTVQNVFTITDYEGLDPEVSGGIDNNFYPRPRTFMLGIGFTY; from the coding sequence ATGAGGATTATTCGTAAAAACCTTAAAGTAGTCTTGTTTTTGGTTGCCCTGCTAAGCTTTAGCATTAGTTACGCGCAAGTAAAAACAGTTACAGGTAATGTTAGCGATGCCGGAAATGGCGAGCCCTTACCTGGTGTTACCATTGTAGTTAAAGGAACTACGCAAGGAACAATTACCGATTTTGATGGAAATTACAGCATTAATGTTGAAGAAGGAGTAATACTTCTTTTTTCATACATTGGCTATAATCCACAGGAAGTAACCGTAAGCGCATCAAACCAGTTAAACATTCAACTAGAGCAATCTATGGAAAACCTCGACGAGGTGGTTGTAATTGGTTACGGCCAGGTTAAAAAAGAAGATGCCACCGGATCGGTTACTGCAGTTAGAGCTGAAGATTTTAACAAAGGAAATATTACTTCACCACAAGATTTGCTGGTTGGTAAAGCTTCCGGAGTTGTAATTACTTCTTCAGGTGGTGCCCCGGGTTCTGGTTCTCAAATCCGTATTCGTGGGGGCTCATCGCTAAACGCTTCAAACGATCCGCTGATTATTATCGACGGTATTCCAATCTCAAACAACGATGTATCAGGCGGAAGCAACTTCCTTGCCTTTGTAAACCCGAACGACATTGAGTCGATGAGTGTTTTAAAAGACGCTTCGGCAACTGCCATTTACGGTTCGCGTGCATCAAACGGTGTAATTATTATTACCACCAAAAAAGGAAAAGCCGGAAGACCAACACAAATAAATGCTGATGTTAAAACATCTGTTTCAACACCTATAAAATTTGTTGATGTTTATTCGGGCGACGAGGTGAGACAAATTGCACACAGCAAACCCGAATTATACGCACCTGAAAGTTACGATATGTTGTGGAATGAAAATACCAACTGGCAAGATGAAATTTTCCGCACATCAGTTTCGCAAGAAAGCAATTTAAGCATTTCGGGTTCGATAAAAGATGTTCCTTATCGCGCATCAGTTGGACTGAACAACCAAAACGGTATTCTTAAAAACACTTCAATGAAAAGGCTTACCGGATCGTTAAGTGTTGACCCAATTCTATTGGATGGCGACCTAAGGGTTAACCTGAACCTAAAAGGAATGACAACTTCGAACAACTTTGGCGACACCGGAGCCATTGGCAGTGCCATTAGCATGGATCCAACCAAACCGGTTAACGATGCGTCGCAAACAGGTTCTGGTGGTTATTTCCAGTGGGTAAATTATGGTGCCAGTTTGGGTACTCCTAACCCGGTTGAACAATTAATGGCTGTTGACAATAAATCAGATGTAAACCGAATTGTAGCCAATGCACAGTTCGATTATAAAATTCCTTTCGTTCCGGGTTTAAAAGCCAACTTAAACCTGGCTTCAGACTACTCGAAAGGAGAAGGATACAACAATCGTCCGACGACATCGCCACAAACCTTAACCGACAACCGCAACGGTAGGTTAAACGATTACGATGCAACACATAAAAACAACCTGTTGGAGTTTTACTTAAACTACAATAGAGATTTGGAAAGCATTAACAGTAGAATTGATGCAACTGCAGGTTACTCGTGGCAACATTTTGAACGCGAAGAAAACAGCTTCACTACCAGTGCCGGAGACGATAACCAAAATGATGTTACAACAGCTTCATTTACCGAAAACTACCTGGTTTCATTCTTTGGTCGATTAAACTATACACTGGCCGAAAAATACCTGCTAACCTTTACTTTACGTAACGATGGCTCGTCGCGTTTTATTGACGATAATAAATGGGGACTTTTCCCATCGGCAGCTTTAGCCTGGAAAATCAGCGACGAAAGCTTCCTGAAAGATTCAAAAACAGTTTCAGACCTGAAACTTCGATTGGGTTGGGGTATTACCGGCCAACAGGATATTGGAAACGATTACCCGGCACAAGCTACTTATGTGCAGGCATCAGAAGGTTCGTATTACCAAATTGGCGGTGTGTTTATTCCAACACTTCGCCCAAGTGCCTACGATCCCGACATTAAATGGGAAGAAACAACCACTTATAATGCCGGTCTGGATTTTGGATTTTTTGACAATCAACTTTCAGGTTCGTTGGACGTATACTACCGCGAAACAAAAGACCTGTTAAACACGGTAACCATTCCTACCGGAAGCAACTTCTCGAACACCCTGCTTACCAACGTAGGTAGCCTCGAAAACAAAGGTGTTGAACTTTCGCTGGACTGGAGAGCGATTTCACAGAAAGATATGTCACTTAATGTTGGTTTTAACGTTTCGTACAACGACAATGAAATTACCAAACTTAATTTTAACGACGATCCGAACTATAAAGTACTTTATGGCGGTGGTATGACAGGAACAATCCAGGTAACAACAATTGGTTATCCGGGTTACTCATTCTACTTAAACCAGCAGGTTTACTATCCGAACGGAACACCTGTTGAAGGCATGTATGTTGATTTATCGGGCGAGGGAGGTACCGTAAACGGCGATAACGACGATAAATACATCTACCACAATCCGGTAGCCGATGTACTAATGGGGCTTTCAGCAAGTTTCAGATACAAAAATTTTGATGCTTCATTCTCTTCACGCATCAGTTTAGGTAACTACGTATACAACCAGGTTGCAGCCGGTTCATCATACGACCAGATGTACCAGATCGGATACTGGAAAAATATGCCAACCTATTTGAGCGAAACACAATTCGTAAAACGTCAGTTTACCAGCGACCACTTTGTAAGCAATGCTTCATTCTTTAAAATGGATAACATGAGCGTTGGTTACACGCTTGAAGAACTGAATACTCGAATGATTCCACGCATCAGTTTTACTGTTCAAAACGTATTTACAATTACCGATTACGAGGGCCTGGATCCTGAAGTTTCAGGTGGTATTGATAACAATTTCTACCCACGTCCGCGTACTTTCATGCTGGGAATTGGATTCACTTACTAA